The window GGGGGCAGTGACAGGGCTGGGCAGAGCCGCACTCCGGTCATGGCGCAGCAGGCCGGCCCACACTGGGGCGGCCAGCAGGGACAGCGCGCCTGCCACGGCGAACACGGTGGCGATGGGCACTCGGTCCGCCACCGGGGCCAGGGCCAGCAGGACCAGGGGCATCCCGGCCATGCTCACCATCGTCAGCAGGCTGCCCACGCGGCCGTAAAAGGCCGGGTCCACGCGCTGCTGGAAAATCACCCCAATCGAGACATTGGTGGCGGCATTGAACAGGCCCAGCAGGGCGGCCAGCGCGTACATCTGCCCGGCACTCTGCGACAGGCTCAGGGCCAGCACCGCCGCGCCCATGCCGGCTAAACCCCACACGCTCAGGCGTGCGGGCGACAGCCGCTGTCCCAGCGCCGCCAGGGTGAAGCTGCCCAGGGCCAGCCCCCCCAGCATCAGGCCGAAGAACAGACCGAAGCCCTGCGCGCCGGCCCCCAGGGCGCTCATGCGGGCGGGCAGCAGCATCTCCAGCGGCGCGAACGAGGCGTTCAGCAGGAACGCCAGCGCGGGCAAGCCCAGAATCAGGGGGCTTTGCCGGGCATAGGCCAGCCCCGCGCCGAAGTCGGACCAGAACGACGGCCGCGCCGCCTGGGCCGCGCGGGCTGGCAGCTGCACCAGCAGAAGCAGCCCTGCAAACAGCAGGAACGAGGCGCCGTCCAGCAGCAGGGCGGGCGCGCTGCCCAGGGTGCCCACCAGCATCCCGCCGCCCACCAGCCCCACCAGTTGCATGGTCTGCGCGGCGCCCTGCATCAGCCCGGCGGCGCGCTGCACCTGATCCGGCGGCACCAGCCGGGGCGTAATGCCCATGCTGGCCGGCCCGTAAAACGCGCCGATCAACCCGGTCAGCAGGGACGCGGCGTAGATGACGCCCAGGGGCACCTCGCCCCGCAGGGCCAGCAGGCCCACGCCCAGTTGCAGCAGCCCGCGCAGCACGTTGCCCAGCACCAGGGGCAGGCGCAGCGGCAGGCGGTCCACCAGCGTGCCGAACAGCGGGGCAAGCAACCCCGGCAGCAGGGCCAGGGCAAGGTTTACACCCATCAGACCCGCGCTGCCGGTCTGGTGCAGCACCAGAAAGCTGGTGGCGATCCCGGCCAGGGCGGTGCCCAGGGCACTCTGGGCGCTGCCCAGCCACCACAGCACAAACGAGCGGTTCCACAGGCGGTCCGGGGCCGGGGTTGGGGCAGGCGGCAGCGTCATGGCCCCAGCGTGCGCCCCGGGCTACTCCAGGTGCGAGGCCCGGCGTGAAGTAGGGGGACAGGGCCCCGGGGCTGGCCGGCAAGGGGGCCGCTGTTGCGCGGCACCCCCCTCCTGCGGCGCTTCGACTTCTCCTTTCAGTGCAGCGGCACGTGGCCGGGGAAGCCAATCACCCAGTCCAGCAGGTCGCCCACCATGGCGCTGGCGGTGACCATGCCGCCCGCGCCGCCGCCGGCAAACAGCAGGGTGCCGCATTCCTCACCCTCGTACACCATGGCGTTGCGGCCCGCACCGCCGTTACACAGCGCGTGGCTGTCGGGCAGGGACTGCGGCGACACCCGGCCCCGCCAGCTGTCGCCCTCGCGCGCCAGTTCGGCCACCAGCTTGATGCGTTCGCCCCGGGCACGCGCCGCCTGCACGTCGTCCAGGGTCACGCCTTCAATGCCCTGCACCTCCACGTCCTCGTAGCGGAAGTTACCGTCGGCACAGAAGCGGGCCAGCACGGTCAGCTTGTGGGCGGTGTCGAAGCCCCCCACGTCCAGCGTGGGCGGGTCCTCGGCGTAGCCCAGGGCCTGCGCTTCGGACAGGGCCTGCTCGTAGGATTTGCCGCCCTCCATCTGGTTCAGGATGTAGAGGCAGGTGCCGTTCAGGACCGCCTGCAGGCGGGTAAAGGTGCTGGCGCGCAGCACCGTGCTCATGGGGCCAATCACCGGGGTTCCGGCCATGACCGAAGCCTCGTAGTACAGCTTGCCGTTCAGGGCGTACTCGCGCAGGTCGTCCCAGCGTTCGGCCAGCAGCGCCTTGTTGGCGGTGATCACCGGCCGCCCGGAGCGCAGGTAGGGATGCAGCAGGGCCAGGGGCCGCTCAACGCCGCCCATCGCCTCAATCACCACGCCGCACTCCTGCAAGAAGGCGGGGTCCGCCGTCAATGGGGTGCCGGGGGGGCAGTCGCGGGGCTTGCCCGGGTCACGCACCAGCACCCCGGCCACCTCAATCCGCACGCCCAGGTCGGCAAAGATGGCGGCGCGGCGCTCGATCAGGGTCAGCACATTCTGGCCCACGGTGCCGCAGCCCAGCAGCCCCACAGTCACGGTTCTCATGCGCCCGACTGTAGCGCCGCCCGGCACAAAGGCCGGGGACCGGGTTAGACGCATGGCGAGAAAAGTACGTGCCGTGTGGTGGACTTCTCTCGATCAGAAAGACTTACGGAGCGGCAAAGCAAGGCGGAGCCGTGACGCATGTCCGAGCATTGAACCAGGAAGTCGCTGCAGAACAGAGGCAGCCCGTTCGATACGCGTTACCGTGAATAGGGGTTGACTCAGAGAGCAAAAAATGCGAAAGGGACGGTGCTTATGGGGCGTCCCGATCTCGCTTTATTGCCGCTGAGTGTTGCCGTTACCCTGCTGAGCCGCTGTATTCAGCCGCACATTCCGCCCAAGCTCATCCATTCCCACGAGAAGATCTCGGACGCGGACCTGTTGGCGGTGGCGCTTCTCCAGAAGCTGCACAAGGTGTCGTATTTCAGCTGCTGGTGGCGCTTTCTCAAACTCAACCATTTCCCGCACTCTCCGTCTGATCCCCAGGCCCACATCCGGCTCGTCCGGCTGACCCCGGTGATCGAACAGCTTGCTACAGAAGTCCAGCACTGGACCTCGTCGTCGTGGATTCGCAGCCCCTGCCCGTCTCGACATTTAAGCGCGCTCCACGGTGCAAATTTCCTGGCGCCCGATATGGGTTCAGCACCGCTGGACCGGTTTACGGTTTCAAGCTGCCTGCCTGGTGCACCCTGAATGGCAAGATCGCCAAGTACGAGATTCGCCCCGCAAATCAGCACGATTTCAGCGTGCTCTGCGAGATGAACTAAGATTGGCCCTCTTATGGAGGCCCAAAGCAGATTGGGGATTAAGGGCTATCAGTCAGGGACGTGTCTGACGCCACCCAAGGTCAATGCCAGACGAGATGATTTGCGATGGAGAGCTGAGTACGGCGCTGCCGGGACGTGCGTGGGATCCGCGTTCTCCGTGCTGGTCGGGGAGGGACTGTGCTGAGGTCAGGTCAAAACGTATCTCAACCTGCGGCTCAAGGTTGCGCTGACTATCGTGGCGCATCACCTAAAATTCCTTGATTTCAACAGCTGATGGCCTTTCAACCAACCCCAACGCCCAAGGAGTCGCTCAGGATGGTCACACCGTCTAAGTTCTTCACGCGAAAATCTCCTTCCTAAGAACATCGAAGGGTGACACAATCCTGTGTATAGCCCTGGGTGCACGACGATGCTGACCACGAGTTGCCTGCATGACAGTGGCCTCAGGAGACTTCCATGCGCTGGACCTTATTCGCCGTTCTGACCACTGCTGTTCTC of the Deinococcus aquaedulcis genome contains:
- a CDS encoding MFS transporter gives rise to the protein MTLPPAPTPAPDRLWNRSFVLWWLGSAQSALGTALAGIATSFLVLHQTGSAGLMGVNLALALLPGLLAPLFGTLVDRLPLRLPLVLGNVLRGLLQLGVGLLALRGEVPLGVIYAASLLTGLIGAFYGPASMGITPRLVPPDQVQRAAGLMQGAAQTMQLVGLVGGGMLVGTLGSAPALLLDGASFLLFAGLLLLVQLPARAAQAARPSFWSDFGAGLAYARQSPLILGLPALAFLLNASFAPLEMLLPARMSALGAGAQGFGLFFGLMLGGLALGSFTLAALGQRLSPARLSVWGLAGMGAAVLALSLSQSAGQMYALAALLGLFNAATNVSIGVIFQQRVDPAFYGRVGSLLTMVSMAGMPLVLLALAPVADRVPIATVFAVAGALSLLAAPVWAGLLRHDRSAALPSPVTAPLPAKP
- a CDS encoding homoserine dehydrogenase, translated to MRTVTVGLLGCGTVGQNVLTLIERRAAIFADLGVRIEVAGVLVRDPGKPRDCPPGTPLTADPAFLQECGVVIEAMGGVERPLALLHPYLRSGRPVITANKALLAERWDDLREYALNGKLYYEASVMAGTPVIGPMSTVLRASTFTRLQAVLNGTCLYILNQMEGGKSYEQALSEAQALGYAEDPPTLDVGGFDTAHKLTVLARFCADGNFRYEDVEVQGIEGVTLDDVQAARARGERIKLVAELAREGDSWRGRVSPQSLPDSHALCNGGAGRNAMVYEGEECGTLLFAGGGAGGMVTASAMVGDLLDWVIGFPGHVPLH